The genomic DNA TAGACCACTCGGTAACCTTGGGATTGAACGCATGGATATACCCTGTAATCTCTTCAACGGTCCAGAGAGAAGTCACACCCGAAACCTCCAGTACCACATTTGCAATGTCCTCAACTGGTGCCCAGCCCATATCACTAAATGTGCTAAGGGAGTCAGGCAGGAGGCCTAGGTAGACGGAACTGCGAACCAAGCTTGGAAGCCACTCTTGCGAATTCCATTTGCCCTTCTTCCCGCGCGGGCCTACAACTTGTCCAATCCGTACTATAACGCTAGGCACGCCTGATACCTTGGTAGAGTGGTCGAGAATCGTGCTGCTTACGAGCTTGGACTGGCCGTACCCTATTGCGGCGAGGGACCAGTCTGGTAGTGCCTTCTTGGGTACAAGCACTTCTGGGGTCGTCCACTTTTCAATTGTTCCAATGGTGGAAATGAACGTTATGGGTACAGTTTTGCGTGCCGCTTGTGCGCTGAAATCGACTAGGTGACGCACGCCGCGGACGTGTGGCTCAAAAGACGCCACGGACATGTTGAAGTTGACAGGCCAGGCGTTGTGGATTACGCGGTCCACCTCATCGGCGAGTCGACTATATACCTCGGGGACAAGGCCTAAGCCTGGCTCTGCAAGGTTGACATGCAGGAACTCGGCTCGGGAGAAATCAGTCGATAAGCCCTGGGATGTACTTACCACAGTCTGTCGCTCTAGACCGTTGACGGCACGGTTGAAACAGATCACTTTGCTAACATTGGAGCATTTTAAGGTGAAGTCCAGCAGGTACGATCCTAGTGCACCCGTTGTGCCTGTGATAACAACGACTTGTCCTTTGTCAGCCGGAGCTGGCTTATTGGGTACTGCAGCAGGAAGGTCGTGAATGTACTTGTCAACGAGTGCACTGCATATGGCCGTCTATCTAGCATCACCCCTGAGCCATTGGTGGGACTGCCCTGTCTATGATTTGCACTGACCAGGGAGAAGGCGTATGCCGCTAGCTGCGTGACCGTCGGATGGGCATAAATAACCCTTGATTCCGCCGCCTCCTTGCTGACCTTAATGCCCGCTTTCTCTAGACTGACAAGCAACGCACGGGAGAGTTGGATTGCTTGCAGTGAGTCCAAGCCAGCTGCAAAGAAATCCTCCTCGGTGTCCAATTGACGGATTTTGAACACGCTCTGGACCAAGTCGCGAACCAAATGCATAAATCCCGTCTCAGAGGTAACGTCAAGATCCACAGCTATGACCAACTTATCTCTGCTGTTGTCAAAGAACCCTTCAATGTCTGCCGCGTATAACTTTTCCACCATAGAGCGCTGGATAGTGCCTTTACCTGCACGAGGAAATGGCTTTTGTGGATCGGCCAAAAAGACATAATCGCGTGAGATACGCCCATGTGCAACCGTTTCGGCATTGACCTTCTCAATAGTTGGCTAAacatcatcaaggaaatgctgtttttcttcctcactctTGGGATACTGGATCGGCTCGATCATGAGTGCGGCATGGAATTGCTTACTGCCAACGACCTGCGCGCTGAACACTGCTGGGTGACCCATGACGGCCCCCTCAATGGTTACAGGGTTGAGCTTCTCTCCTGTCGAGAAGACAATTATGTCATCAGCCCGTCCCACGTATGTCCAGTGGTCTGCCAATGTTGGGTGAGGCCGGTACAGATCTTTGGTGCTGAACTCGTCTAGCTCGGGAAAGGTATAGAAGCAACCCTGTAGCCCCGGGTGCTTATCCTTGCGCACTATGACCTGCTCGTACGTATCGTCATCAATCAACCGCCATTCAATGCCCATCAACTCCTTGTGGATGATGAACCATGGCCACATGGCGGGATCCGGTTGAGAGTAATaaggaaagtaaaaatacCTGCCAGTGTTAATAAGTCAGGCGCTTGGCAGGTTTCACATTCAGTGCAGTCGGTTTGAAGGTTTCTTACTCAGTACATGCAATGGCATTTATCGTCTTAATGCCGTGGCTTAGCAAAATGTCAATCGAGTCGTGGGCGATAGCGCCTGATGAGATGGTGCGAGTTAGCTAAGTCTCACCGAGTCAATCGTGGCATAGAAATTGCGACGGTAACCGacctcctccacaacccaCGGCATGCAATTCTTTAAGCTCGATTATTGCCTGCTGTGAGCGGGACATATGGTCTAGGATGGCCGGCGGAATGAACGTCCACCCAGAGTTACTGTTTTGCAACCACTCGACCACATTATCACCTGTGATAGGCCGAGAGGGCTCCCGGAACGCGATCGGCGCATTATAGTAGAAGGCGCACACAGTCATGATCATGAGACCTCCAGTATGGAACAAGGGCATGATGAGCAGGTGGCGCGGATTGGGAAAGCTGGTCCATGTCGAAAGCCAAGCCAAGTTGCCATTGCGCGCCGGTATATAACGATGAAGATCATTCATAGCGACCATACCATGCCGCACCACCACAGGTTTCGGAAGGCCGGTACTGCCACTTGTGTGTAGCACTACATACGGGTCCCATTCTGCCTCAGCAAATGTCTTGGTGTACAGAGCTGGCGTCACTCCTTCAGCAACCCACTCATCAAATGGAGCTACAGCCACACCCTCCATGCCCGACCTGGCGTCCGCCCACGGCTGTACCATTGAGGCGTACTGCAATTCATGATATAGTATGTTGCAATCTGTCCTCGCGAACAGGTTCATTTGCGCCTCGATCGAGTTGCGAGGCGAAATGAGTAGGGCCTTATAGCCGGCCTTTATAGCGCCGACCACGAAGATGGGGTAACGCGGGTCCTCCAAGCCGATGTAGGCCACTGTGGGGAACGTGCCAGGTGCCGGGTGCTCAGCCTGCATGATAAGCATCTGTGCCGCATAATTGACGGCATTGGCGACCTGAGCCCAGCTCACAGGCTTCCATCCGTCGTGGCGATTGTTGCTCCGTGGAGTCGACATGCACTCAACATCGGGAGTTTTACGAGCCGTCTCGTCAATTACATGGGGTATGAGACGCTTGCCGCACTCTCCACCGGAGAGCATCTTGGCTGCTGTGTCCTTGGCGCTACTAAAGGCATGGGCGATGGTAGTGCCATAGGTATCACCTGTCATGCTGAATTATTCTCCTGTGTGATGTGGAGCTGAAAAGCCGTAATAGCGTTTATACTGTGGAAGACTTTGCAGCCTGGGCGGGAATGACTTGAGATAATAGATAGGAATGTCAAGCCCTTTTTTATACAATGATAGAGCTGTGCAGGGAGAGACTTTGTGACGACAAACCTCCCCTTCCGTTGTGCCGCGGCTAATGCGGTATTTGTGCAGATAATACTATTATCCCTAGATTTCCATAAAATCCAACAATTACTGACGTTGTTACTCCTCATTGCCTTCGCGTTGGGCGGCCTGAAAAAGGATTGCCAATGCGCTCCATGTAAGCGCTTATGTCAAATAAGGTCAGACGACCAAAGATCGTAGATCCCAGTGGGGGAGAACATTTGGGAATGTCCATCATGGACGGAATAAATAGTAGCCCTTCGACAAATGCCAAATACTGATTCACGGTTCTTGAGAGCTGGTCCACTATACGCAGtagtactgtacatagtCCTATGTACTAGTGTGTAGAGTTAAGTAAGCACTTAGTACACAGTAGACCAAAGCACCAATATACCCCACTAGAAACTGAGAGGCGAAGATCTTGGAAATTGAAACTCTGTTCAGTGTCCTTCCTGAACTActtgttcttttcccccctcGCCAACCTGCCATCATTTGGTATAGGAACGATCCAGCCCTAAACCGACTTCTAACTCCAAAGGCGAGAATGAATCAGAAAGTGATGATCAACAAGTCCTTTATAAACATATACTATTGTACATATGCTGTTTGCATAATTGCTGGATTAGAAGTTAGAACTGGAAGCCTGATTCCTTAAGCGAACCAACTCAATCTCCCCGCTGCGAAGCATTCAAGGAAAGCTGACAACGAACATTCCAGTCTAAACCGCAAGTACAGTAACACCCATGCAGAGTGATCTAAGGTATTCAATATGATTTCACAGGGCATTTTTAGTTATGTCAACTACGGTACATACAAAAGTAACATAGCTGGTACGCGAGCGGATCACCCAGAACATCACAGTGTAGACACCTTATAAATATACGTTGATTACACAACGTCAACTGCTAATTCCCATCTCTGTTGCTGTATTGCTATATGCGAATTTGGAGCACGTCTTCGGCTCCCCAGATCAACTCTATATTTTAAACTGTCAAAGAGTAACAGCAGaataggaaagaaaaagcagatGGAAAACCCATAGAGCAAAGTATATAAAGAAGTATTAGATCTGGAGCATCACGCTCAGGCTTACTCCGAAGTATAATCTAACAAGGTGTCGGCTGGAGCTTCTGACATAAGCAAAGACATCGAGATCTTTTTTAGAATTGACGCCATATCTATCTCTGCAAGTGCGCTGAAGTTGCTTTTAACCCATTAAAGCAAACACGTCCTGACCATTTCATATGAGTCGATTTATGCCCGGCTAGTCTATTTCCTAGATTCCGTAGTGATGGTAGCTCGAGCTAACACCACTTCACATTTGCTCGTTACCATATTCCTTATCAGCCGGTCCACTTTCGCTACCAGTGTTTCACACATTGTCTTGATGGAGGGTTGGCTGATCACCTGATAAGTGTGAATGGTTTGGCGCACCGCTGtgcttgtttatttcttcGTGCCACGGGCCGGGGCCCGCAGCGGCCTCCCACTGATTAAAATCTTGGCCCGGATTAACGGTCTCATAGTGAAATATACTGAGAAAACCATAGAATCCAGAAGCAAGGAGAGACCCCAGTAATGGTCCTACCCAGTAGATCCAGTGATATCCTGGGAAGCTGCGGTTGATCACGTCAGGGCCAAGGGCACGCGCAGGGTTGAGGGCACAGCCGGTATAGTAGGTTCCTAGTCTCACAGTCAGCATACacgtgtgtgtgtgtgtgtgtgtgtgtgtgttttAATATAGACGATTCGGGTGTACAGACCGACTAGTTGGTTCACAAATAAAACCAGGCCGATCCCAACAGGCGCGAGGAACGTTGACTTTTGCTTCACTACAGCCAACATAATCACGACAAATACCAGGTGTGCTGTCAGGAACATCTCAATGAACAGGCCCTGGGAGATTGAGGTGCCACCTCCCAGCCTGGTCCCAACACTTAGAGGTCCTGGGAACAAGCAACTAACCACGCCTGCTGATGCAATTCCCGCTATAATTTGAGAAGCAAAAACTAACACACCACGAACAGGATGCATGCCTCCGCAGAGGCAGAGAGCTAGAGTGACCTGGGGTTTATTAGTATAGCTATCCATGTCATTTTACTGACCAGGAGTCTTGTCTGTATATGACCGCTAGCTTAGGAACATACCACTGGATTAAATAAGCCACCCGTCACACGGTAAAATGTCCAGACATTCACAAGCAGAGAAAATCCGAAGGAAAGGGACAGATAGAGTAGGTTCGAAGTGTTTGGTGCCGCCCCCTCAGCTGGCTTAGGGGTGTTGGAGACCTGGCCACCAGCAAatgcgaagaagaggaacatgAAAGTTCCAACAAACTCTCCCACAACGGCAACAAAGGTATTTTGGAATGTATAGGGTACGTGTAACATGGGCAACTGCCCCTTCTCTGAACGGACGATGGGGGCTGTGTTCCCTCCAGGTTGACTCCGTATGCGAGCTGCTAAGGCCTGCATAATCGGGGTGGACGACGTGGTCGACACATTTCTGGAGGCTGGATCATTGACCATATCGCCCCGTCTCTGATGGATCCAGCTCGGCATAtttttggggttgagatAACAAATCTGTAGGGAAAGGAGGCTTCAGCTTGAGAAACAAGTTCTGAATGGCAAATCAGAAACACACTATTTAAGCACTAAAAAGGCCGATCGTTGGCCATTATTTATAATTGAAATCTCTTGTCAGATGGCATGACTGGTGGGCATAGATGATATCATGAGTGCTATCTCCCGCATTACTTCTAATATCGGTGTCAAAGCGGAGAGAACATATTGTGTCATAAGATGAGCGCGTGGCAAGGTGAACAACTTGAAAACGCCGGATAACCAATCAATGGATAATTGTAGAAAAAGATGAACATGGAAGCCCATTGTGACTTGTCCAAGAGCTGATGAACGGGAGATTCGGCGAATTATGCCATGCAGATTAGGGCAAGCTTTCGGTCACTTGCATATTACTCTATTAGACTTTTAGCTATTTAGTCTATCTTGTAATCTTAAAAGAACATCTTATAGAGCTAGTATAGCTCTATTAAATTTAGAATCTTGGctaaagatatagatatatattaaaaaagtCTATTAaattgtttattttcttttatattattatatcaTTATTCaaattatattaaattaaaatacTATACTCCTAGTGCACAATCGAGGAATGGCGCCTGTCTTACGAGACTATGGGATGGATGACACAGGTGGCAATCGCAGGTGGTATTCGCAATTCTAGAATCTGCCTCCAGACTTATCACTCGTACAAGACATTGGAGTATCGTATGATGCATATGATATCAGCACTTTGACTAATAAAGACCGGAGGTCGGTCCTTCAGTATAAGTATCGGAAAGGGTTATACTATTCTATATGCTTTAGGAAAGACTAATTAACCAAGCACATCAAAAGTTTAATCTGGACCCACGCCAGGGGTGGGGCCCCAACTGTATAGTAATCGCCGCTTAACCTTTGTGAGTGACTTGGCCATTTCCAAGCTACTTCATCAGATGATCCGAGAGAAGGACCCCACTTGTAGAGACAGCTGAACGGCAATGTCACGACTCCGGAACaacgatggaggagatcaaaTGCTACACGTGATTTAGTCAGTCACATTATACATGCTAGGCCACACTCACTTTAGAGCTTCTACAATATATGAGCAGCTCATTTACGTGCATAAAGGAAGGTGCAACCAGCGTCAAACCAAACACCTCTTAGTGATTTATGCAATGATCACTCTACCTGTGAACTTGGATTTTGGTGTTCTGCAGCCCTCGCCGCTCTCCGTGCCCTCATCCTGGCTCTAGTGGCTTCTAAAAGATCTCTTAAGTTGCTTTTCTCCGCCTGGCATCTGGCTTCCATGACCTCGTTTAATCTTTCAGAGTACTCATTTCTCTTCACCCGCCACTGTTCCCTTGGTATCTCTCGTATCATCCGGGGGGTCATACCGGTACAGTGAGGGAGATCCGGATCAGCTCCGTgtgcaagaagaaggtcagcAATTGACCGAAATTCTTGTAACTCTGCCTGCATCAATGCTGTCATTTGCTCCTTCGATATAATGAAGTTCACATCAACCCTCGGATCATCTAGGAAAATTTTCACAGCTTCGTCGCAGTTATTCCACACGGCATTTAAAAGTGGGGTATTATCACACCAAACTGCATTCGGATCGAGAAGATTGGGCTGCGGACCTTCCCACATCAATAGTCGCTCAAGGACTCTTAGTTGGGAGCCCTTAATGACAGATCCCAATGTCTGTGCGGAGAACTTCGCCACAGCGGAAGTGTTGGGCGGTATTCTTTGACGAAGCGATATACAAGGATCGGCACCCCGATCCAGGAGTTAAAGCGCGATTGACTCGTGGCGGAATCTAATTGCCACCAGAAGAGGGATATGGTCCGTATTTGTGGAGTAACCGTCCACCTTCAATCCCGGAGCATCAGCTAGCAGAACATCAACCACCGCAGAAAAACCTCTGACACACGCTAGAGAGAGTGCCGAACGCCCGCTCCTGTCCCTTCCCCCCTCCGTCTCATTCGGATTTGCCCCATGAGCCAGTAGAACCCGGACAACAGGAGCGTGCCCGAAGGAGGCGGCGATGAGAAGGGGGGTAAAGTTATTATGGATATTTCGGCTATCAACCTTGACATTGTAGCGACTCAGCAGGAACTCGCATATTTCTGCATGTCCTGCCTTTGCGGCATGCGAGAGAACCGTCTGGTTACTGGCGATCAGATCTGGATCTGCCCCTCCAAGTTCGATGGCTTTTGTGGCTGTCGAGAGACGTCCATAACGTGCAGCATAGACAAGAGCCGAGCTCTTCGATTGACCGACATTGTGCTGGTAAAGGTTGGGAGTGAAACATCTGTAAAAGAAGCGGTTGAGCTGGGTGAAAACGCTGATGTCCCGTTCCGTCTCGAATTCATTGATAATCGAAAGGAGTATTTCGTGTGGCAATTCATATATTGATACCATTATTGCGCTGGTTGTTCCAGTTCAAACCAAACGAACTATCATTTCGGTGGCTCTTTCACACCCGAATAGAATTTTATTTCCCTCGTCGATAACAATCATTCTTATCGGCATTAGTCTCTCCCCCCGCCAGAAAACGAGAGTACAGGCTAGGCTACGGCTAGGCTACAGCGCACTAAATCGAGGTTCCGGACAAGAGCGATTTCTTACCGAAACCATAGCATTTTACATCGCTCTACAGAGTACTGAGTACTCGATAATATATTGAGATTATTAGTTAAAATAGAGCTTCTAGCTAATTTGTGGACTCCACTATAGTACAAGTGGTAATAGCATAAATGGAGGGAATATCTAAGATttcagtagtagtagtaatagaCTAATAGTAGTTGGGTTGGTGTATCTAAGCTTAGAGATCCCAGTGCCTAAAGTTAGTGGCAGTAATCCCTAAGTTTAGGGACCCCGGGCTACACTACCTAAAGATACAAGTTTTAAAGCGGTAAATATATTCGGAACTGAACTGTCCAATAATGTAATTATTTAGTGGAGCCTTCTAAACAGATTTTATCGGCTGGAATATAGtgcattggtgttggtaAAACTGGTGATAACTTACACGATTTACACAGTCCCCGCACTTTCTATGAGGTTTCGCCCCACCAGGTAAATTGTGGGCCAAGGAACTGTTGCATCTACAGGAGATTGGATTCCCTTCGATCCCGATGATTATCCCTGCTTCATGTTGGAACAACATTATGGAGAACGCTAATATTTCCCAGCATATGAGAATGTAAGAGTCAAGACTTTAGACTCTTGTACAGTATAATTGGCTAAGTGGTGACCATGCATACAGTCTATGGGCCCCACAATGACTGATTAGAAACCGGATCCCAGAGACACAAGCGACAAAGAGCGCTATGAGTGCAATGATCGCTTCGGTGGTTAAGGTCATTTTCTGGCAGACGGCAATGTGTCGATTGTTGGGGAGGGACATTCCCCATCTTATGTAGTAGGGGCAGTGGATACAGTAGCCTGCCGAGTTGTATCATGACTGTTTGGAACCATGTCAAGGATTTCTCTCATGGTTTGCTTTCTGTGAGATAAATTCTTAGTTGAGGGCAAAAGCGTGTGTTATTCCATTTCAACTGAACCTTGCGTGGCGACCGATGGTCAACGGAATGAAAGAATGCCTTGGGAAATAGACAGTGAATGGTTGTTCGTATAGATTATGCCAGCGGATGCATTGCATCGAGCCAATTACACTAGATTATTTTGATTCTGTAGTGGAGCTCATTCAATAGGAAGTTGTGAAGGGTCTGAGGTACTGAGCAAACAAGGTCCGTGATCATACTGCGTATACTGAGCCCCACCTCTCCACTTTCTTCTAAATGAGTGGTACAGAGGAGACGTCAGGGAAGATTATCGAAAATGCACTGAGGACAGCTCCTCAGTACCGTACTATTGTGATGTTTTCGTAGCACCCTTCTGGTAAtattatactactactagtggcGAGTATTTGGGGTGATCAAACTATGGGCAAAGCGAGTCAAGTTCGCTTACACTACACATAACTTTGGGGCTTTCTTGCGTCGCATTTGATTCTACTTACTATTGTCGCATCTTTCCTATTATAACTCAATAGAAAGTAACTATTTATGAACTATCTGCGCAATACCATCCATAGCTGTTCTCATTAATCCCAAATGGGAAAATCCATCACCGTCCCGACTGTTGACTGAGCCATGCATTAATGCTCCCGCCTAGACAAGAGAAGTTTTAAATTAACCACACACAGTCAAGCTGTGTGCAGAACAGTAATACGATCTATTTCACTACTGTGCAAGCTACCATTGGACACTAAACCAGTGATGCCACAGTCATAGTGATAGACTGAAGCAACTCAAGGATTTCAAccagtttccttttttggAAAATTATAAAAGCAGTAGATTTCTTCAGGATTGGACTAGTCGATATTTTGAATACTGAGACTATTATAAGTATTGAATGATATAGTGGAATCTAGGGAATAGATTTATTTGGCTGGTATATAGTTATCAGTAAGCTGCTGTTAGTAAACTGGGTGAGTATTTCGTCGTAATGTCATATCATTGCCTCGCTAAATTATATGCTGTACGGCTCGCCTTCTTATGGGTTAATTTAGGTATAAAAGGTTTCACCATGTTATGCGTATCGGTACTGTAGTGGAGATATACCACCATATAGGTTGCGCTCTGCCAGTTGAAGGGTTTAACTTATTAGATAGTACATTTGCGTCAGAGCAGTCCATAATCTTTTATATCATCTCTTGGAAGTTAAAGGTCAAGGTCGGCACCAAGCCTCAATGACTTTGCTTATATCTTTTCCTCAAGCATATAAAACACCTCCTCTCCCTCATCTCCAGTTCACTGCTAGTAGCTATGAAACATTTGCAACCATAACAAACAAACCCATATGTACCCATCGCACCCCCAAATTGCAGCATGGTTCCACGAATGTAACTCCCAGATCTCACACCGCAAGGGATACAAAAGCGATTGTTGTTCTCTGTACATGAATACAGAGATATCTTTCCCCTGCGGCCCTTCATCATAGCGTTGGAGACATACTCTGCAGATCGTATCTTGAGACACATGTAACAAGCGAAAAAGTCGAGTCCTGCTATCGGCTGCAAGGGGCCGTTGCATTGCCCTTGTGAGAAGAAAGGCCATTTCTCTATCTCGAGAAGATCTTTCATGGTGTATGAttttccattttcaaggTTGTTTTGTGAATGTTGGTGGGCCTTTGTGATGGTGTAAAGCTGTCTGCATGTCCACTGCAATGCAATGATTGAGGGATAAGGTAGGTGGTTGAGTATGGATGTGATAAGTTCGTTTGGGAGGAGTAATATTTTAGAAATCATGTCTTTATCGTGTGAAACAGTGTATCTTTAGAAAGATACTCTGATAATAGTAATATCGGTATAAGGGACAGATCTTCTCGAGTTTGATGGCCGAGGTAAGGGCAGAGGGAGGATGAGGCGGGGTAGAGACGTTCTCAGACATGACATCAGTGTCGGAAAGCAATTCAATGTATGAGATCCGGGTGTTGATTTTGTATTCCAACTATTCTAAACCTATAGTTTTCCAAATTGCGCTCCAAGTGAGTACATGTATTGCCTAATCTCttcttgtattttttttttctgcctttCCACTCTAGATCTACCTGCGATAATAGAACAGCTGATATCAGATGTACTAGGTCTATTCTGAAAATAACTATGTCGCTTGTCTCTGGGGCTGAGATTGGATTGCTAGGAGCACATTGTTGGACCCCACGACCACACTGAGCAATGTATAAGCTGAAGCTGTTTTTTCTACGTACGCTATCCAGTGGTTTGATTTCTAAGTGGGGCAGATATTTAGTTTATAGATACTGCTGGCAAACTTGATTCTCTGGATTATAGGTACGCATTAAATCTGGCCGGACAACCTTATCTCGACGAATTTTTAATCTAATAAATGTGCAAAGGTTGACTACAAGCCATCCGGTTGCGCTCATGATCCTGTCAGGCACTAAGATTGGCCTTTGGCCCTACTAAGCTCTAAGTTTCTGGCCCATGTTGTTCGATGCCAGCCTGGAGATGCCAATGAATTTCCTAATTAAGTCTAGCGTCACTCTAAGTCCCACGACAAAACATCTTATCGTACATACTAGGACTAAAGGGAACTTGTTCAACGGTTGATTGAATAGAAATCTGACATCGCTGTTGAGCGCCTTTCCTTTCATAGCCGCCCTCCTGCGCCACTGTTCTTCTAGTTGACAAACGTATCCGATTAGCCCCGAAGCAGCAATGATGTCTAGCAACAAGGTGGACTCGCCGTGACGTTCTCTTTCTGAGGGCCCATAGACATATTCGAACAGCTACAAGCTAGCTGGCTCATTGCGGGGCCATGACTAAAGAACAATTCATCGGGACTCCGGGCTAAGCTTGATGTCTCTCTACTATTGGGTACTGCGTCTGTCATGCATGGGGGCCAAACCTAATGTATGATAAAAAGCTTCCGAAGTACTGGGTGTATAGCTAACAATTTCAAGATATTCTCACTGTTTCGTATAGAATTGCTAAGCAGCACCTTAGAGCGAACACGCAGAGCGTTGCATTAAATTCCTCAGTCACCTTGGTTGTCAGTTCCCCACTCATCATCATGTCCCTGCCTTCGTACGATGCACTGGTCGTTGGTGCTGGGTTTGGTGGAATCTATCAGCTATACTCCCTCCTCAAGCTCGGGTTGACCGTCAAGCTGGTCGAAAGGGCCGAAGGACCTGGAGGAACATGGTACTGGAACCGCTATCCAGGCGCGACAAGCGATACCCCCTCTCACCTCTATCGTTATT from Aspergillus oryzae RIB40 DNA, chromosome 7 includes the following:
- a CDS encoding uncharacterized protein (aquaporin (major intrinsic protein family)), with the protein product MLHVPYTFQNTFVAVVGEFVGTFMFLFFAFAGGQVSNTPKPAEGAAPNTSNLLYLSLSFGFSLLVNVWTFYRVTGGLFNPVVTLALCLCGGMHPVRGVLVFASQIIAGIASAGVVSCLFPGPLSVGTRLGGGTSISQGLFIEMFLTAHLVFVVIMLAVVKQKSTFLAPVGIGLVLFVNQLVGTYYTGCALNPARALGPDVINRSFPGYHWIYWVGPLLGSLLASGFYGFLSIFHYETVNPGQDFNQWEAAAGPGPWHEEINKHSGAPNHSHLSGDQPTLHQDNV
- a CDS encoding uncharacterized protein (predicted protein) — translated: MTGDTYGTTIAHAFSSAKDTAAKMLSGGECGKRLIPHVIDETARKTPDVECMSTPRSNNRHDGWKPVSWAQVANAVNYAAQMLIMQAEHPAPGTFPTVAYIGLEDPRYPIFVVGAIKAGYKALLISPRNSIEAQMNLFARTDCNILYHELQYASMVQPWADARSGMEGVAVAPFDEWVAEGVTPALYTKTFAEAEWDPYVVLHTSGSTGLPKPVVVRHGMVAMNDLHRYIPARNGNLAWLSTWTSFPNPRHLLIMPLFHTGGLMIMTVCAFYYNAPIAFREPSRPITGDNVVEWLQNSNSGWTFIPPAILDHMSRSQQAIIELKELHAVGCGGGAIAHDSIDILLSHGIKTINAIACTEYFYFPYYSQPDPAMWPWFIIHKELMGIEWRLIDDDTYEQVIVRKDKHPGLQGCFYTFPELDEFSTKDLYRPHPTLADHWTYVGRADDIIVFSTGEKLNPVTIEGAVMGHPAVFSAQVVGSKQFHAALMIEPIQYPKSEEEKQHFLDDPTIEKVNAETVAHGRISRDYVFLADPQKPFPRAGKGTIQRSMVEKLYAADIEGFFDNSRDKLVIAVDLDVTSETGFMHLVRDLVQSVFKIRQLDTEEDFFAAGLDSLQAIQLSRALLVSLEKAGIKVSKEAAESRVIYAHPTVTQLAAYAFSLVSANHRQGSPTNGSGYIHDLPAAVPNKPAPADKGQVVVITGTTGALGSYLLDFTLKCSNVSKVICFNRAVNGLERQTVVSTSQGLSTDFSRAEFLHVNLAEPGLGLVPEVYSRLADEVDRVIHNAWPVNFNMSVASFEPHVRGVRHLVDFSAQAARKTVPITFISTIGTIEKWTTPEVLVPKKALPDWSLAAIGYGQSKLVSSTILDHSTKVSGVPSVIVRIGQVVGPRGKKGKWNSQEWLPSLVRSSVYLGLLPDSLSTFSDMGWAPVEDIANVVLEVSGVTSLWTVEEITGYIHAFNPKVTEWSSLIPILREFYGERIREVVSLEEWIDALDKSQVHPVGMDNNPAVKLLDTYRSAAEGAKMGFKAVPLAITRTESNSFTMRQMEEVSPQLMRNWCEQWQF